The genomic interval aaaaaatatttttctgttctgttgtttatgttgattattttctccatgttgtttttcagattctCATCCAGCAGCGTCTCTCTCAGTGAGTCCTGACAGAGAGCAACACTTCACCTCTGAGTCTGTGACTCTGAACTGTGGAGGAAAATCTGTTGATTGGAGAGTGAAGAAGTTTATAGAATCTGGTTATCTGTTCTACATCAACAAATGCTCCTTCTGGGGATCAATGACTGGATCTTCATGTACCTTCAACAGTTATTGGCCCCATAAATCAGTTCTCTGGTGTGAATCTGGATCAGGAGAGTTCAGCAATGCAGTCAACATCACTTTTCAATGTATGTTATAATATTTGGCCTTTTATTAATTGTATCAGCTTCTCATAAAATTAACTGCTCAAtgtttcaaaaactaaaaataaatatacaaataatttcaaagtgaATGAGAACCTTTTCAGAAAGCctaatttaaattcaatcagatgatcacagaagaagaaaatataagtttagaataattataaataattcagAGACTCagaatagttttaaaaatcagataataaattaaactccaactttgaaaacattaatggACTTTAATTTCCACAGTTTTTGGGatcatttatacatttaatttatcaagtttttcaaaatgttacatttatttatcttttgataaaacttttattctactggaaaaatcttaatatttcttttctctttcaacaCAATTTAATCAAGTCTgtacttttaaattaaagttagtTCACATCAACAAAAAGTTGTTTCCTAGGTTGTCAGTAACTGTGTGGTCTATactgttttaaattcattaaacattgtgggggaaaaaacataaaatgtcaaacaaaatgtatgttCAGTTTATTCTCCATAACTTCCTCTAAGGTTTTCAGCAGCTGATTTCTGATTGGACTTTAATATCTTCTGGTTTTCAGATGAAGATCTTCTCCTGGTGAGCCCCGTCCATCCTGTGACTGAAGGAGCTTCTGTCACTCTTAGCTGCATAAcgagaggagaaaacaaactttctaaTGTGATTTTCTATCACAATGACAAACTGATCCAAAATGACAGCAGAGGAGAGCTGAAGATCTCTGCAGTGTCTCAGTCAGATGAAGGTTTCTACAAGTGTGAACATTCAGGAAACGTTTCACCTCAGAGCTGGATGACAGTTAAATGTGAGTAAAACATTGTAAATCTTTTAAAGATGAgatgaataattgtgaaaacCTAGACTCATATAAACATGAAGAtgcattgttttcttattttacaacAGCTGTTTCAGAACAGAGCAGCTCTTCGTTTCCTGTCATGTGGGCCGTCGGACCGGTTTGTGGAATCGTCCTCGTTGTTCTCCTGCTGCTTCTGATTCGCTTCATAAGGTTCAAAGGTCAGACTTTCATCTTCTAACGACGAATAGAGGGAGTCAAGCTGACATCAATCTCATgttgaaaaccagaaaaaacaacctttgaacatctcattatgtttctataaatacatttttcagattctgtCTTCCTCACATctgtaaaacttttcatttgCTCTCATCatcacaaaaaatatctttacaatgcatttaattttcatgtgtattttgttttttttgagagAGTTTATTCTCTTGTACTATTCAGACATTTCCTCACTGTTTGTATTTACCAACCCAACATTTAAACCCATTCATCAATGCTAAAGCTTCACATTTAACAgaattgttatatttatttaggaaggtcatgacataaaataaaaaaatatctcttttgTGAAAAAGGTTCTGGAAGAGTGGAGACTGTCTACCAGGATGATCAGCAGCAGCCAGTTTACTCCTCTCTGCTGCAGGGTCAGTGTCCCACTTTGCTCTCAATGCTTTCATACATATTTAACATACGTtatattcatgtatttttatcCATAACGTCtgattctcaaaaaaaaaaaaaaaaaaatctcttggctttgacttttgttttgttttatgatataacaaaaacaatcctgtatttaataaaataataagataaaatatattttcattttaactatTGAAATAGTTAAAATGAAAGATAATATGAATGTTATCTTTAAATGTCTCTCTGTCTAGCCTTATGTAGCTTGTCTTagccacagaaaaacacaataaatgttttttttgttttggctttcaACATATTTAACGTGAATTATGTAAGTATAATTGAAGCTGGTATTTTTCAGTCggggggttggggttagggtagggttagggtagggtaagggttaggggttagggttagggtaactTCAATGTAACTTAAAAGACATTtcagttttagctgttttgaCTACAATCAACATGTTGAGCCACAGTGCAGCTTGGTTTTTACAGCAGCAATCAAGTTTCCCCTCAGTTAACCAGATTCATATAAATggttaaaatttgcatttttaaagtaacatccattcatttaaaacaataatttggaTAAAATGAATTCAagttaaatgtgtaaaaatgtgaatagtGATTCTAATGTTAACTTTCCATCAGCATCACTGACAAGATGAGACTTTTTAACTTTCCTGTGTTTATCATTGACTTGTAGGAGACCTTTGCGTCTACGAAACAATCAGACAGCCTGGAAACTACGTAAATGGTACAGTGGAAAAATTAATTATCATATAAATGCTGTTAAGATTTGCAGttatacaataaataaactgaaggaCTAAATTACAGTTTCAGGTCAAGAACAATCGGATTATGCTAACGTGGGCGGCAGGTCAGATTCGGCCTGAAGATTTTTGTCAAGAGGAATGAATCGACAAAATCTGGAAGTGATCAGTGTGAACAGTTTCTATAAATCagacgtgtttttttttatataattgtgTTGAAGTTAAATTCAGAGAAATTTGGAGCTTTGATGCGTCTTGAAAAACTGTCCATTCATGTATTTTctccttaaaatgttttcttcagagaGGATTGGGTTtagatgaaatgtaaaaagatttttgttttacatattttttagattaCCACAGGACAGATGAtgtataaaaatgctttatcaAAACATCCCgcataactttttttaaaaatagtttttgaagCTAGAATTTTGAGGAATGGCTACTATTCatgttaaataaacattttgctctTGTTGATAATTCATGAATTGTTTGAAAAACGAGCCTCTAGACATTCTAGAATCTAGAATGTCAAACTAGATCTGCAAGCAGTTCTAGTTCCCCCCCTCAACCCACCAGGTTCCAAAATTATGGGCAATTGAAATTTGCAGCTACATACGTCCATAGCGTTGCCCAATTAGCTTTTAATTATGTCGTGATtgggaaaagaaatcaaaaatcctccactttaactttttttttttgtttcttcttagTTTATATTATGCCGAGTTTTATTGGGGTCAGAGTTGATCTCAGGGGGcgagatttgtttttattaatgccTTCTTCAtggggtaaaaaaataataataatccaccAAAACGTTTTTACACATTGCTCTGTTGGAACTTTGCCCATAtcagttttgttaattttctcaTTATAAGGACAAGTGTGTATTTTCTACCATAGCGCCACCTACAGGTGAAAATGCCTGAATGTGTGCATCCGAGTAGTGGTGTGTTGTAATAAGTTGCGGCGGGCTGCAGTTTGAGTTTCAGGGGAGAAGAACATATAATAAGAATAATggaaaaacagagtaaaaacaaaaccttgatTTGGCCGTCCGCTCGATTCCTCGTCTCAGAACCCTAATAAAGAGACGCTGACTGAAtactgtctttgtgtttttagcgTCTTTTTAAATACACAGTTTAGCATATTGACATTACCTGTGATACAATTTTCTTTGGAGATGTTGCTGATTCCTGTGGGGAGGAAGAGTCTCCTGTAGCTGTCTGTGTTACAGCAGCTCTGTGCGCTCTACTCACGGAAGAAGCTTCTGCACAAAGAGACGTAAAATAAAGAGCAGGCAGAGAAAAACCACAAGACAACTTCATTATGACAGTTTTAGAAATTCTTTAGGTTGAGATTTAGTGCTAATAGAATCTCAGTTGAATTAGGTTTCTTTGAAAGGAGacatttcagtgtttcattACCCAACACACATTTAGTTAACCCTTTTGCCTTGTAAATGAAAAAGGATTCGGTTCACTCCTGATCGCAAAATGAATAGAAGAAAGGAGACAATCCTGGCACTTCCTGGactttattaaatacatttgagcTTTCCATACAACTGAGCCAAACTAACCTTGAAGCTCCTACTAACACAATACATGAGTGCAGTGCTTCTAGGAAGAATAATTGTGCtgcaaagtcttttttttttttttttgtggaaaacaatGACAGCGTGCATTTTGCTTTTAGGAAATAAAGTTTAACCAGATGAGAATAGATTCAAAGTATGTCACCAAGGCAAACCTTGCACTGTTGTTATTCATTTAGTAATAGAAGTTGTCCTGTCTCATAAAAACTCATAAGATCATTGAAATGttgcaaacatttcattttgcttcAGTGCTGAAACAAAGTGCATCCAAGGTTTATGTCATGATGTAGATTCCTATGAAAGTTTGTACAGTTTGAGCTTAATACCAACGAATGAAAACAATAGTTTCTGTGCGCTACTGATAActttgtctctttgtttcaCGGGGAACTGAGAAAGGAAGGACAGGAAAAAAAGGTGTGAATTTCATCAGTTTTCAGAACTCCACTGTTTATCAGGTTCTATTCTTTCTCAGGGAAAGTACACGAAAAATAAGTCACTTTTAATAGAACCAGGTTAGAACCGTGCCCAAATGGTTTAAGCTAATTTAACCACGTGAAAGTTTCATTCTTCATGTAAGAGATTTCTGTGACAATCCCTTGAAAATCTCTGTTTGTCATGTGGCGTCATTGAGGGATTGTGGGTAGGATTCATGTTTGTTGTTAGTCATTTCATTGAATTGCTTTAGCAACGACAGCTCTTCAGTTCCGCCAAATGAAAGTGGTCTAAGTTGAATTTACTGAACTACACTGTGGGGTTGCTGTTGAGATGTCTTTGTTTACTCAGTCAAAGTAAAACTACTGCAGCTGTAGCAATAAAAATTAGTTGAGCAAAGCAAAAATTCAGCGATTGCCACACTAATTTCAGTCAGTTTCGTAGaagctgcaaaatatttttgatttttatttattttttattattaaataaagttaAGTTCCATTTACACACTGAACATAACACAGTTCTGCAGAAATTATTGATATGACTAtagtaaattaattaaacaagttattttttgaGTGTATGGAAAGGTATTATGATCATTACTGAAGGCCAACAGGTTCGACTGacttgtttgcttttcttaacAGGCTGGCAGCAGATGGTAATTCCCTTTTAGGAAACATTCTTCCAGtcacttttaaattaaactgcacATTTCTTGTTTGTTGGATCTGGTGATTCAGGAACTGTGGCTCGTCAGTTTGCTTGTAaaccaaaagcaggaaaagaaaaaaaaaaaaagctgcctCTGTCACATCTTCTTGTTCTAGGATtatattgtgtttgtgtctgcagtttttttcatgcttttgcAACAAATCAACATTTCCCATGTCTGGCATCATCTAGATGtctacttttagaaaaaaaaaaaaaactttgcacaTGGGGAAGTGAGTcatcatttataaaaacataaaaacagcaccGAAGTCAACAATTGTCCCTTGTGACATCAGCGTGGCTACAAAGTAACACGAACCCATCCCCATCTCACGCATCTCCtacatttatttccagttttccttttgataaaaaaaaactgaccgAGAGAAAATTCAGACCACATTCAGAATTATTTCCAATTTCACCAAAACCCTTCATTTGTATATTCAATTTAAAGCTCCATGTGGCATGGTCATTTTCACGTTGGCTGTTTGGTCCACATGGTGCTGCAAACAAAGCAACCCAGagcaacattttaagaaaacacgGCAAACTGTTACTGAATCTGTCCtcctgtttgtctttcagaCACAAGGACAGACATTAGCAacactgtctctctctctctctctctctctgactttTCCTCTCCGTATCTCTTCCTCCTGtctgtgtaaaatgtaattaaatgacAGTCAGGTTACTGTAAAGATTGCATCCACCCTGCTGCCAGTAATTTCCTGTAAATGTtacagttattatttatttatttttttaatttgctacAGTGTGTTGTGCAGTTTCAGCGTTTCTCTTGTGATAAAGGACTATATATCTGCAGGAGTCAGAGGCGCTGCAAGGCTTTCTGTCTGGATGTAAGCATGGGCCGCACGTTGCTCTGTGTGCCGGGTGTAGTACGTGAGTAAACcccctttttctctttaaaccTTGTTTGGAAGATCATATTTAAAGTGCGAAGGAAAGACGGTTTGTGCTTTAATCACAGGGGCCATCAGAGAATatcttttatttgaagtttagTTTGCTGCAGACTGTTAACTCTTGCGAACAGTTTGAATTTATCTTCATTATAGGCTAAGAATTCCTTCATAACTGTTCAAACTTTTAGTCTTCGGACTTATTTTGCATGTATAGAAAGttgattgttattattattattattattattattattattattattattattattattcaatgtTGAGGAGGACagaatggatttttttaaaatttattttaaaatctataacaaaaacaacagtacCCAGTTTTCCCTCAgacgtaaaagcaaaaataccTTCATATTTGTCCTtgaatttggtttgattttccTCGACATATGAAGGTAGGAAAAACCTAAACATTGTTAACTGCGCGTGAGAAATAACCAGCCTTGTGGCTTCTGAAATCTGACTCTACTGCTGTCTTGGCTGCAAGTCTACATGAGTAAATAAAAACCCGCTGAGGACATTATTTGTGACGTTTTCATCAGAGGAGCTGTAATCTGAGTTTTCCTCTAGAACTCGAGACTCTGACACGTCGTCCTCCAAACTGGTTTCTGTTTCCTCACCTCAAAAGACCCTCTGGTACAAAAAACCTCGTTGCCTGAACTGTCGTCATTGAAACAAGGCTGCTCAGATACCTTTTATAATCTTAGAAGGAAACTTAGGCTGAGAATTGCAGATCTCTCATCTTTTTGAACTTCCAACCATTCTGTAAGCATGCATAATGAAACCCAGAGGTCATACGGAGGTCAAACAGGGCCTTAACACAGAAAGATCCTGCagtgtaataaaataacttggtttgtgtgtttaattgaCCACCAGCTGTCTGTAGTTAGGACTCAGATTCACTAAACGCTCTCTTTGATCCACACTACTGgattttaaatccattttaaaacacaaagattgCATTTGAGCAGTAACTCcagacatattttttatttttttttaatcatcagtaaatgtctgtatttctgcagtaattttttgttttaaattgcttgACATCTAACAGAGTTTCAATCTTTGCTTTAGTTCTCGGTGTACTCCTCTGCCGTGGAAACCCGACAGGTAACGgaacgttttgtttttcttttttttactccaacatcttcattttgttttgcctcGCCCGTTTCGGAGGTGGACTTGCTGGTTCGTTTCTGACAAAAAGCCCCCCGACCTGAATTCCCTTGAGATGCTGCGGCATGACCTTATAAAAGGCGGTTcatgctcagaaaaaaaaaccctccgaAGCTGTTTGGACGAATGACCAAAATTCCTCCACGGCGCTGCACACGACTCACCGAAGGTCATCGCAAACGCCTGATAGCAGTCGTTGCTGCCGAGGGTGGCCCAGCCAGAGTCGGTTTAGGGGGAAATCAtcttttttcacaaagaaaCATGTGGGTCAGAAGTTCACTTGTGTTGCCATTGACTAATATTCAGCTTGGTTTGATGCTCTGAAACACTCAGAAACTAGAAATTAAACACCTCGCAGCTGAGAAGGCCCAGCAGCCGCATTCCTTTCTGAGGAGAAGCACAAAGTTTGTTCGGATCGTCACAAATCAGCTGTACTGGGTGTGTAAAAACGCCGACGGAGAGCGGTGAAGACGAGCAGGACTCTATTCTCACGCCTTCAGTAGAGCTGCCGCCTTTACTAGAAACCCCACCATTCCCCAAAACTGACTGGATAACACTTTTTCCCCTTAAGGTCTAGATGACTTCTAAGAAAGCTGAATctcgtctttttttcttttttccccctcattttgtaaatgtttttgtcttctaaATACTCACATTGTTACTCAAATCTAACAgttgtgggggggaaaaaacacacaaaaaaaactaaactatttcTCTTGTCCAGCTAAAACGAAGCCTGTCCTGACTGTGTCGACACTGTGGCTGAGTCCCGGAGCCTCGGTGACGCTGAGCTGTGAGGTCAAGCCTTCTTCAGCAGCATGGACGTTCTACTGGTACAAAGCTCTTCCTGACGTCTCCCTGGAAAAGTACAGGTACGAGCTGGTGCCCGGCAGCGGCGAAGGGACCAAAAACGACTACTACCAAATTAATGGTCAGGAACACACAGCAGGATACGCATGCAGAGCTGGACGAGGAAGCCCGGAGCTTCTCACTCAGTACAGTGAACCGAAGCTCGTCTGGTCAGGAggtcagtgtgtgtttttattcccCGTTTCCTTGGTGAACTTTTAATGTCTGTCATCATTTTTGCCACGGAGACAAATGTTTCGACGGAATGGGCCGTTTCGTTTGAGGTGAAGGTAACAAACATGGACAAAAATGATGCAAAGTATAACTtgtatataaaacaaaacaacaacaaaaaacagattggAAGGGGTGGAGAAACTGGGAAGATATTCCAGTTACATCTGTAGTGACAGTTTTACCAAACTGGACTTATCAGCTTGACTTACTAGTGATGACACAGCACTGCAACTGTTGAAATCTGGGAAGTGTGCCACAGAAGGAGAAATCCTCCGAAACAACATCAAATGTTGATATAAAACCCTTTAtgtcctaaatttaaaaaatctccgcctggatattttttgcttattttaatggGACGCGGTTCTTTAAaagtcctgtgagtaaataatatatttgcccatttatccacAACAATCGAAATTTTCAATGTCTTGGAAGTTATTTCATTTTACCGTCTATTAAAAGGTAAATTTCACACCTTGGCGGGAGATAAGTTACCGTAACAACCCGATACTTTCAGGTAGCGCAAAGTCTGGCGGGATTACGGTGCTGCAAACTTGACTGGATCTCTGCTCAGGACTTACCAGGGTTCATTTGGTGTCTTTGTCCTTGTGTTCAGTTTCTCACCCGGCAGCGTCTCTCGCTCTGAGTCCGATGAGAACGAAGCACTACACCGTCGATGAAATCCAGCTGACCTGTAGCGGAAAGTCTACACTCTGGAAAGTGAGGCGGTACAGACAGTACTACCCGTCGGACGTATCGGACTGCTCCGCCTGGGGGAAAATGACTGGATCCACGTGCAACTTCAGCAGTCGCTGGTACCAGAAGGCCGTGTACTGGTGTGAGTCTGGAACCGGAGAGTTCAGCAACGCGGTCAACGTCACCATACACCGTGGGTTTACGAACCTTTATGTTCACCATGTCAAATTAATgaggttttagtttttgtccttaattcagttttttttttttttgtaagttgaAGACGTTCATAGTTGCCCGTTTTTGATAGCAAAACACAACTAAACGCCCGACTGAGGTTTCCCTCCCCAACTTCTTCAAATCAggcaaaattggtgtcaaacgtttgtgcagcaaaaaaatgttgtttgtgcCGCTGtcattttgaagatattaagaaatatttccagaggtcatgaaaggtcaaccagcgCTCCccccccacaaacacacacacctccaccttgttcaaatcaaacaaaatctgcaaaaatcttTGTGTTACATTAGATATTAATACAAGTTAATGATTAAcccaattaattaattaatgaaaatggaaaagtcAACCAGCAAATAACCTTTATAACTTTCATTAGAATCTTGAAAGCCAAAGCACCACCAACAAATATTTCTGCtccacaaaccagcacaaaagCTGCCGAGTTGATTGACGCCAATTTTGTCAGGTCTTTGAAATGCACACATTGTTACTCAGATCTAACAAAGGACGTCTCATGTCTttattaggagaaaaaaaaactaaactatttcTATCCAACAGCACCAAGGGCGGTCCTCACTGTGTCTCCATCATGGCTGAGTCCCAAAGCCTCGGTAACTCTGACCTGTCAGGTGGAACCTCCGTCGACCTTGTGGAGGTTCTACTGGTACAGAGCCGTTCCCGACCAGTCCAAGTACAGCTACAGATACGACCCACTGCGCGGTGCTAATAAAGGGACTACGAAGAACTCGTACGTCACTCAGGGACAGAAGCACACAGCAGGATACGCATGCAGAGCCGGAAGAGGAAACCCGGAGATCTTCACTGACTACAGTAAAATCACGCTGAGCTGGTCTGCAGGTCAGCGTGACGCTAATGTCTGTGATCATTTCtttcatgaaaacaaactgttcaTTTTGTGATAGCGGTAAggcaaaagacacaaaaagtaTTTGGACTGGAAAAGAATACAAAGTATAATTGATATAAACAAAGGACAGATTGGATAGAATGTAGAAACGGTGAAGCTAATAGTTACGTCTTATAAGATAAATTTATCAAACCAATTAATCCTTTCATGCGTTGAGGTCACAGCAGAGGAGAGCTCTcttaaaagccattttcttgtttattcttATGTTATACATGCAAACTgaccactgaagtggacactaGTGCGTCATACAATACACTATCAACTACTGGCCATCCACCCAAAGAGCAAGAACAGTTTTGgtaaatccaatatggcagacagaccaaaaaaccccaaaaaaaaacaaaaaaaaaacgcgcTTTAATATCTAGTCCCTCCttgcaggttaaaaaaaacatttaatgtggcATCAAGTAACTCTTAAAGAACAATACTACTGATGCATTTTCcaaataacaactttgtatttggagaaaattacaactgaacacctaaaaaaaaaaaaaaaatcccaccttttttttatgccttaagaaaatcaaaaaaaaaaaaattgtgacctaaggatcataattcatgcatgaaagggttTATTAGGTTAAATTATCAGGGTTGACAATATATTGTTGCacctgagaggaaaaaacaatttaaaaaaaacatggctgccGTCTGATCACCTTCTTGATTTCCAGTCTCTTCTCTGCGTTTCCCGTATCCCAGAATCTCACCCGGCGGCTTCTCTCACGGTGAGGCCCCCCAGGGACAAGCTTTTCACGGGCGATGAAATCCAGCTGAAGTGCAGCGGGAGCCCCGGCACCTGGAGAGTGAGGAGGTTCAGACAGTCGCCCTACAACTCGGACGTTTCCGACTGCGTCAGCTGGGGGACCATGTCCGAGTCCTCGTGCACCTTCCGCAGTCGCTGGGAGCAGACTGCCGTGTACTGGTGCGAGTCCGGATCGGGGCAGCTGAGCAACGCGCTCAACGTCACCGTacacggtaaaaaaaaaaaaaaaaacaccttaaagCCACGGACGCAAATGTTTCACTGGAATTTTATGGGCGAGACCCACACAAAGTGATATACAGCCGTGAAGCGGAAAGAAATTGGTACATGattctgaacattttgaaaatcgCACAATACGAACATACTTTTGTTGGGCTTTGCGTCTAGCAGCTTTGCTCATCTAGTGACTGAAATTGGTCCGGTTTGATTTCCATGCCGTCGCCACTTTTAGTGTTTCTGTTcggggaaaaaagaaactaaataacAACCATGTTTCAATTCtagtcttatttattttttctattattattccGGTCAGCTCAGACGAAACAAACTATGAAACAAATTATGAAACAGAGTCAACCATTTCTCCTCTCCAGCCACACCGAAGGCCGTCCTGACTGCCTCTACGCAATGGGCGAGTCCTGGAGCCTCGGTGATTCTGAGCTGTGAGGTTAAGCCTTCGTCGCCAGGATGGAGGCTCTACTGGTACAAAGCTGTTCCTGAACAGCCCAACACCTACAAGTATTACCCGCTGCCTGAGAAAGCCCACGAGACGCTGCAGCACTACGTCGTCCGTGATCAGAAACACACGTCAGGATACGCATGTAGAGCTGGATGGGGATTCCCAGAGTTTTTCACCAATTACAGCGAGTCGAAGATCGTCTGGTCTGCAGGTCGGTTCATTCTGTTGAATGAACGTATTGATGATTCCCTTTGACAACGTCATGTCTGTCTCGTTTTAACCGGAAATGCTGCTTAACTTATGATAAAAGTtgtgaaaagaaacaacaaaaaaatcaaacaaaccatcaagattaaaaaataaattcaaagtttgattggtaaaaacaaaagacttgaCAAATTGGAGAAATTGAAGATGTTAGGATCACctgtctaaaaacaaaagaaaaaaaacagattcatcAAAGTAATTAGTTATTGTCATCCACTTCTTAAGGTGGACCGGCTGGAAATCTGTGACTGTCCAGAAGGAGAAATCCTCCACAATGACACAAAATGCAAATCGCGTCCCGTTTCCGGTCGGTTCATTTTGCCTCTTTGCTCTCCAGAGTCTcacccagcagcagctctcacAGTGAGTCCTGCCAGAGACACCCTGTACACTGTCGACGAACTCCAGCTGACGTGCACGGGGAGCTCTGGTGACTGGAGAGTGAGGCGGTTCAGGCCGTACTACCAGTCCGACGTATCGGACTGCTCCGTCTGGGGGATGATGACTGACTCCTCGTGCATCTTCAACAGTCCCCAGTACCACAAAGGAGTGTACTGGTGTGAGTCTGCGTCAGGAGTGTTAAGCAATGCAGTCAACATCACAATACAAGGTAAGTTCACttatatgtctttttttattattatttttttctcctttcaaatTTTAGACCGTTGTTGTTGTCCAGGTGGATTACTGATAGTTGTCTATATTCAAAGTGAAAGAATTTCATATCAGTTAGTTTGGAAACATTGCGCAGCTTTTTAAAGGAGTGGCACTTATGTTTCgagttgt from Gambusia affinis linkage group LG18, SWU_Gaff_1.0, whole genome shotgun sequence carries:
- the LOC122819888 gene encoding low affinity immunoglobulin gamma Fc region receptor II-like; this translates as MTGSSCTFNSYWPHKSVLWCESGSGEFSNAVNITFQYEDLLLVSPVHPVTEGASVTLSCITRGENKLSNVIFYHNDKLIQNDSRGELKISAVSQSDEGFYKCEHSGNVSPQSWMTVKSVSEQSSSSFPVMWAVGPVCGIVLVVLLLLLIRFIRFKGSGRVETVYQDDQQQPVYSSLLQGDLCVYETIRQPGNYVNVSGQEQSDYANVGGRSDSA